A single region of the Paludibacter jiangxiensis genome encodes:
- a CDS encoding T9SS type A sorting domain-containing protein gives MGNFTFSTKYKLQGLLLVLSIFLCNIDCLALDTWNGSQRGPAPALSGSTYTITRCRELAWLADQVNVGTTFAGFTFILADDLNLGNFSWTPIGNNTRPFSGTFNGQSRTIYNLNINNSGSSYAGLFGYIGNKASISNTYLSGVAVLGASYVGSLVGCTGDNISITNCSAVNGSVTANVNYAGGLIGYSQDGVVKNSFSSCNVLSPGAASVAGGFVGSIYKTSSSATTFINCYSTGYVTSTGYCGGFIGSMDGDSPSFTGDIINCYATGPVLFYNYNTTTGGYGGAFVGNVSNKSNVINCFATGSVYGFTKNGGFVGSTNGNPTFSHCYFDIQGTGTTVGIGRGAGQDNQKYSLYGLSTSEITTASVVSGYLDNTDYGTGVWTFTNGYYPELTNFKAGSSGYAVSSPAVTVPTLTPTAEQKAWSSLSATPEFFTDPDKSVNVANAITAPLTTSPAISTSLTWDGNPRSGDKGALAFNSSSGVETMIPILNGNYNYQATDGAGRIKPFFVHINQTKAYFVRSYSGVDDGTDGTGLYHDGKTWAKAFKTVQYAVEKAKMQTPKFLVCVAAGNYNYNASYPYATGENFRMCGGVDVYGSFKEDSTLNNGYAGMDTRFASGYSVLNGSATRSVLASDSVDYKKITTWDGFYMTGSSTSGYAAIIPGKGWLLNAVFKNNNAALNLLNRSKAVNILVANNNNAANAAVAMADTAKLVNATIVYNSGPAIAVGGTLKPIVTNSILWGNSSNFYASGDTAKIVVKYSALSGAPDLGGKWITFGNSNGNINLYHRSPNFKEPGKCNYELLLISPCLDMGDITQNTIGIDVRGKDRYYYGSTTTIDLGAYQKQPSDGIVVTGNNSFAYFRSSLITPTISSLTGSEVLVTPSAMLDASGSAPTPKVLMLQDNNIKAPVVKGTMTADSILYVRSLTKYCSNGTTLMWNPFGIPFTSFKLDKLDGMKIENSVRIEQYEEATRALTGMTKDAWKPYLGTDWNKTSLSYFVSGRGYMAAVNSKVPNNVVCNTLIVPAQKGTVITDAPNLVSIPVTRTVLTHGWGEEGWNFVANPFYQTATFADNPGNWPSNSDYTPVYMYLPEYNMYDVILLSDFNARGLSAFSTAFIKASVNTQCQMQTSSLSSPMRVSQFKQPDVKPSTFRLQIANQSGRNTAYVIFANGTHPEGVDNEDTPSLEDVNANALGITTNASGSPVALAVNAMPFIGTRMEVPMSVKLPEGGSYILSLPEGDDSTLVKIIESNGVEHSLNNATYTITTDKETTFNYTLLFDRSKAAASQSGSLSNSDVLVSQNKETVMISSNQNLNRVYVFTMQGQLIQTFSNGGTLLQFNLPTAGSYILKVITDQGAINKKIVCQ, from the coding sequence ATGGGAAATTTTACTTTTTCTACAAAATATAAATTGCAAGGCTTATTGTTAGTTTTATCTATCTTTCTTTGCAATATTGACTGCCTTGCTCTTGATACCTGGAATGGTAGTCAAAGAGGACCGGCTCCCGCCTTAAGTGGAAGTACTTATACGATTACCCGATGTAGAGAACTTGCATGGCTCGCCGATCAGGTAAATGTAGGAACTACGTTTGCCGGCTTTACCTTTATTCTGGCAGACGACTTAAATCTTGGCAACTTTAGCTGGACGCCAATCGGTAATAATACCCGTCCTTTTTCCGGCACTTTTAATGGTCAGTCACGCACTATTTATAACCTCAATATCAATAATTCTGGCAGTAGTTATGCCGGCTTATTCGGCTATATCGGAAATAAAGCGTCCATCTCGAACACTTATTTATCCGGTGTCGCTGTTTTAGGGGCATCTTATGTGGGAAGTCTGGTTGGTTGCACGGGAGACAACATCTCCATTACCAATTGTTCAGCGGTTAATGGTAGTGTCACGGCCAATGTGAATTATGCGGGTGGTTTAATTGGTTATTCGCAGGATGGGGTGGTGAAGAACAGTTTTTCTTCCTGTAACGTTTTAAGTCCGGGAGCTGCCAGCGTGGCCGGTGGATTTGTGGGCAGTATCTACAAAACCAGCTCTTCTGCTACAACATTCATCAATTGTTACTCAACCGGGTATGTTACGTCCACCGGATATTGCGGAGGCTTTATAGGCTCAATGGACGGAGATAGTCCGTCATTTACAGGTGATATCATCAACTGCTATGCTACAGGACCTGTTTTATTCTATAATTATAATACAACAACAGGCGGATATGGAGGCGCATTTGTTGGTAATGTAAGCAATAAATCGAATGTTATAAATTGCTTTGCAACCGGAAGTGTATACGGATTTACTAAAAACGGAGGTTTTGTCGGCTCTACAAATGGGAACCCCACATTTAGCCATTGCTATTTTGATATACAGGGAACCGGAACTACCGTAGGTATAGGCCGTGGAGCGGGACAGGATAATCAAAAATACAGCCTTTACGGGTTGTCTACCAGCGAAATTACTACCGCTTCTGTTGTATCCGGGTATCTGGACAATACTGATTACGGAACCGGGGTCTGGACCTTTACGAATGGTTATTATCCCGAACTGACCAACTTTAAGGCAGGGAGCAGTGGATATGCAGTCAGCTCGCCTGCCGTCACAGTGCCCACGCTGACACCGACCGCAGAGCAGAAAGCCTGGTCGTCATTATCCGCCACGCCCGAGTTTTTCACCGATCCGGATAAAAGTGTTAATGTGGCGAATGCAATCACGGCGCCCCTAACAACATCCCCTGCGATAAGCACATCTTTAACCTGGGATGGTAACCCAAGAAGCGGAGACAAAGGCGCTTTGGCTTTTAATTCTTCCAGTGGAGTCGAAACTATGATTCCTATCCTAAACGGCAATTATAATTATCAGGCTACCGATGGAGCAGGGCGGATTAAACCTTTCTTTGTTCATATAAATCAGACAAAAGCCTATTTCGTCAGATCCTATAGCGGAGTAGATGATGGAACCGATGGAACCGGACTGTACCACGATGGCAAGACATGGGCAAAAGCATTCAAGACTGTGCAATATGCTGTTGAGAAAGCAAAAATGCAAACGCCTAAATTTCTGGTATGTGTTGCTGCCGGCAATTATAATTACAATGCATCGTATCCATATGCTACCGGCGAAAACTTCAGGATGTGTGGAGGTGTTGACGTTTACGGAAGCTTTAAAGAAGACAGCACGCTAAACAACGGCTATGCGGGTATGGACACGCGCTTTGCCAGCGGTTATTCAGTCCTGAACGGAAGTGCTACCCGTTCTGTTTTGGCATCCGATTCTGTCGATTATAAAAAAATCACTACCTGGGATGGTTTTTATATGACAGGCAGCTCAACCTCCGGATATGCAGCAATAATTCCGGGGAAAGGATGGTTGTTAAATGCTGTGTTCAAGAATAATAACGCTGCATTGAATTTATTAAACCGGTCAAAAGCGGTAAACATTCTGGTGGCAAACAATAACAATGCAGCCAATGCTGCCGTAGCTATGGCAGATACTGCCAAGTTGGTTAACGCTACTATCGTATACAACAGCGGTCCGGCAATTGCAGTCGGCGGTACTCTGAAACCAATAGTGACGAATTCGATCCTTTGGGGGAACAGTAGCAATTTCTATGCTTCCGGCGACACGGCCAAAATAGTAGTCAAATATTCAGCATTATCCGGAGCGCCTGATTTGGGCGGCAAATGGATTACATTTGGAAACAGTAATGGCAACATAAACCTGTATCACAGATCTCCCAATTTTAAGGAGCCGGGAAAATGTAACTATGAATTGTTGCTTATTTCTCCTTGTCTGGATATGGGAGATATTACGCAAAATACTATAGGAATAGACGTTAGGGGGAAAGATCGTTACTATTACGGCAGTACCACCACTATTGACCTGGGGGCATATCAAAAACAGCCTAGCGACGGTATCGTTGTGACGGGCAATAATTCATTTGCCTATTTCAGATCGTCGTTAATCACCCCAACCATCTCATCTCTGACGGGATCAGAAGTGTTGGTAACGCCTTCAGCCATGCTTGATGCGTCTGGCTCAGCCCCTACGCCTAAAGTGTTAATGCTACAGGACAACAACATAAAAGCTCCTGTTGTAAAAGGTACAATGACTGCTGACAGTATTTTATATGTCCGCTCATTAACAAAATATTGTTCAAATGGGACTACTTTGATGTGGAATCCGTTCGGTATTCCATTCACGTCGTTCAAACTCGATAAGCTGGATGGCATGAAAATAGAAAACAGTGTCAGAATTGAGCAATACGAAGAAGCTACACGCGCTCTTACCGGAATGACAAAAGATGCGTGGAAACCTTATCTGGGAACAGACTGGAATAAGACATCTCTGAGTTACTTTGTTTCCGGACGTGGTTATATGGCGGCCGTAAATTCAAAAGTTCCAAACAATGTAGTTTGCAACACGCTTATCGTGCCTGCTCAAAAAGGAACTGTAATAACTGACGCACCTAATCTTGTTTCGATTCCGGTAACCAGAACAGTTTTGACTCATGGCTGGGGCGAAGAAGGTTGGAATTTTGTTGCTAATCCATTTTATCAAACGGCTACTTTTGCGGACAATCCCGGCAACTGGCCATCAAACAGCGATTATACGCCTGTTTATATGTATTTGCCTGAATATAATATGTATGACGTAATTTTGCTCAGCGATTTCAATGCACGGGGACTCTCTGCGTTTAGCACGGCTTTCATTAAAGCAAGTGTTAATACGCAATGCCAAATGCAAACGTCGTCACTGAGTTCTCCGATGCGTGTGAGTCAGTTCAAACAGCCGGATGTCAAGCCAAGTACATTCAGATTGCAAATAGCAAACCAAAGCGGACGAAACACTGCCTATGTGATTTTCGCCAACGGAACCCACCCGGAGGGAGTTGATAATGAAGATACCCCGTCGTTAGAAGATGTCAATGCCAACGCATTGGGTATTACAACCAACGCGAGCGGGAGTCCCGTCGCTTTAGCTGTGAACGCCATGCCATTTATTGGGACTCGGATGGAAGTGCCGATGTCTGTAAAACTACCGGAAGGCGGGTCTTACATTTTGTCATTGCCGGAAGGTGATGACTCTACCTTAGTAAAGATCATCGAATCTAATGGAGTGGAGCATAGTCTTAACAATGCAACATATACAATTACAACAGACAAAGAAACTACTTTCAATTACACGTTGTTGTTCGATCGTAGCAAGGCTGCTGCAAGTCAAAGCGGTTCTTTGTCAAATTCAGATGTCCTTGTCTCTCAGAATAAAGAAACTGTTATGATCTCAAGCAATCAGAACCTCAATAGGGTTTATGTTTTCACTATGCAGGGACAACTTATCCAAACGTTTTCCAATGGAGGAACTTTGCTTCAGTTCAATCTGCCGACTGCCGGTTCTTATATCTTGAAAGTTATTACAGACCAAGGAGCAATAAACAAAAAGATAGTTTGCCAATAA
- a CDS encoding right-handed parallel beta-helix repeat-containing protein — translation MLCSTAFAQTSQTFTTSGSFTVPSGVTSLKVEVWGAGGGGGGSTSNGSGGSGGGGGGYCSGVITGYSGTQSIVVGAGGAGGTTSTTWNGTNGGNSSAFGLIAYGGIGGKGNAGSLGTGGSATGGTVNTKGGDGIKGASTGGAGGIGANGGAGGAGGSNAVGGAGVSPGGGGGGGEYANGASKAGGSGANGQITLTWITVSASATATYSGGNTGAITATASGGTSYTYSLDGITYQSGNTFSGLPIGTYTVYVQDISGCKSYTTVAVQTRPIYYVRAYNGNNSNTGLSWSQAFATVQKAVETANAQTPKGMVCVAAGDYYHDPAYDLTDGYQTYTPSTGYLWYEWSNNFLMRDGVDVYGGFREYRTADNNSAGFQDRLLLSNDPNYVTVLHGGDKQRVLGPLYSLVWNSGAVNYDAALLTGFANSTTWDGFTISGANMIRPSATATQYDECCGAGVFMLNNSTVSHCIIENNIAGGPKDDGAGALMLGGGNLLNCIVRHNKAYYDGSGNCSGGAIRMIRGNAKVINCLIYDNMAEKGGAINLSLVKMNTGTYSPSYIINNAIANNSSADGPGLRIKYASAAADDNGDYTTIRCYVYNNALWDGLTSAASSSIYPPFKESYNTFKSGYVSPKNANTAAGALGTGSFLFGATNSGSANAPYFVNPGTSDPGADYRLQGNFSTLYNKGTAVVPSGYPGGAPTPPASDLRDLYRKNSGSGVPDIGCYEVTPRIFYVNDAAGNKLDEKCRGRNWTYPYASLQFALDQYDQYDFPQVWVAKSSAGFIPTKNAAGVNVSDATATFILRTNLSLIGGFTGAQASEFAGNYNEIFTKPTLRTDLITNKVRLSSPIATSIVSYNPAATETYVNGTGSATWAGAIIDGFTISGTLAGSSAVSLPDSATLRNCQIISNMGDALSAGAESSVSNALITDNAGVAVTLRGTNAAVTNTTVANNGGYAIAIPGGAGSATLTNSIIWGNKANFDALADTAKITATYTALSTASASNDIPLNKWISFANGTGNINLFHRSPNFKKRKGNYELQLISPCLDAGLLSANSLPIDVYGQPRSYSGKIDMGAIQKQSGDGVYANSGTNTFSYFRASGTPTLSNLTGQEVLVKPVSFINLGGSTTVKPKVLFIQDDNTTAPIIYNGSIKADSTLYLRKLTKYRSNGVAYWTFMGFPFTSARLDSIDGLKVENSVRADQYTESIRAINGANKSAWKPYMGTNLTDPSLKWFVPGRGYAASLNAKVPDKPVSTTLIVPAQKGTTISDAASTLTAPVSYTETSRPWYDKGWNLIANPFARTAKFGSVPLWDANPYTSGSIWLYIADQDAYDVIPTVSSYYTDNGLSAYGTFFIQTYSTATSASTAEISTSGNGTAPLRTKAFPFSTTNETKPEVFRIHLEGNGLKYNAYVIFNDSARTEATAIEDAPTMGGLSGNSIQMSTYAAGSDLALSVNTLPFKGTSMEVPLSVSISQQGSYTFSLQESSKFKTVYLVDPADVSHNISKGNYTVNIDSTGSFGYKLIFEKKDESHDKEDLLEKWGIHIYESNGKVIITSKDPLIRVYLFRMNQQLVRAMANCGTNFQFQLPFPGAYLVKVTTEKGTFSRIVVKH, via the coding sequence ATGTTATGTTCAACTGCTTTTGCACAAACCTCACAAACATTCACAACCAGTGGTAGTTTTACTGTGCCATCGGGAGTTACATCTCTCAAAGTGGAAGTTTGGGGAGCAGGTGGCGGTGGTGGAGGCTCAACATCAAATGGATCTGGGGGATCTGGTGGTGGTGGAGGCGGTTATTGTTCCGGAGTAATAACCGGCTATTCCGGAACACAGTCAATAGTTGTTGGTGCTGGAGGTGCAGGAGGTACTACTTCTACGACATGGAATGGAACGAATGGCGGCAACTCATCTGCTTTTGGACTGATTGCATATGGAGGAATCGGTGGTAAAGGAAATGCAGGATCCCTTGGAACAGGCGGGTCTGCTACCGGAGGAACAGTAAATACAAAAGGTGGGGATGGTATAAAAGGTGCTTCAACCGGAGGTGCTGGTGGTATCGGGGCTAACGGAGGAGCAGGTGGAGCCGGTGGTTCAAATGCCGTCGGTGGTGCAGGCGTTTCTCCCGGTGGCGGTGGCGGTGGTGGCGAATATGCGAATGGCGCTTCCAAAGCAGGCGGTTCGGGCGCTAATGGACAAATCACACTGACCTGGATAACCGTATCGGCATCTGCAACAGCGACCTATTCCGGAGGAAATACAGGAGCTATCACAGCTACTGCTTCCGGCGGAACATCCTATACATATAGTCTGGATGGTATAACTTACCAGTCGGGAAATACTTTTAGCGGGCTGCCTATAGGTACTTATACTGTTTATGTACAAGATATCTCCGGATGCAAGTCTTATACTACGGTCGCTGTTCAGACAAGACCAATTTACTATGTACGTGCATATAACGGAAATAATAGCAATACAGGGCTTTCCTGGTCTCAGGCATTTGCAACAGTGCAAAAGGCCGTTGAAACTGCCAATGCCCAAACGCCGAAGGGCATGGTCTGTGTTGCGGCCGGTGATTATTACCATGATCCCGCTTACGATCTGACCGACGGTTACCAGACATACACACCTTCTACAGGGTATTTGTGGTATGAATGGTCAAATAATTTCCTGATGAGGGATGGCGTTGATGTGTATGGCGGATTCCGTGAATACAGAACTGCCGACAATAATAGTGCGGGATTTCAGGACCGGCTTCTGCTATCAAACGATCCTAATTATGTTACCGTTCTTCATGGCGGAGACAAACAACGGGTTTTGGGACCTCTTTACTCATTAGTCTGGAACAGTGGAGCCGTTAATTATGACGCTGCTCTTCTGACTGGATTTGCAAATTCAACAACATGGGATGGTTTTACCATAAGCGGAGCAAACATGATCCGCCCCTCGGCGACTGCGACCCAATATGATGAATGTTGTGGTGCCGGGGTGTTTATGCTCAATAATAGCACAGTCAGTCATTGTATAATTGAAAACAATATTGCCGGTGGTCCGAAGGATGACGGTGCCGGAGCTCTCATGCTTGGAGGCGGAAATCTTTTGAATTGTATTGTCCGTCACAATAAGGCATATTATGATGGTTCCGGTAACTGTTCGGGAGGAGCTATACGAATGATTCGGGGGAATGCCAAAGTAATCAACTGTTTGATTTACGACAACATGGCCGAGAAAGGTGGTGCTATCAATCTTTCTTTGGTCAAGATGAATACAGGTACTTACTCTCCAAGTTATATCATCAACAATGCCATTGCCAATAATTCATCAGCCGATGGCCCTGGCCTGCGTATTAAATATGCGTCAGCTGCTGCCGATGATAACGGTGACTATACAACCATAAGGTGTTATGTTTACAACAACGCACTGTGGGATGGACTTACAAGTGCAGCAAGCAGCTCAATTTACCCTCCGTTCAAAGAATCGTACAATACATTCAAATCCGGTTATGTGTCACCGAAAAATGCTAACACTGCTGCCGGAGCATTAGGTACAGGTTCGTTTTTGTTCGGGGCGACCAATAGTGGTTCTGCAAATGCACCCTATTTTGTAAATCCAGGCACATCAGACCCTGGTGCAGATTATAGATTGCAGGGAAATTTTTCAACTTTGTACAACAAGGGAACTGCCGTTGTGCCATCAGGATACCCTGGCGGGGCACCAACGCCTCCCGCTTCAGATCTCCGGGATTTGTACAGGAAAAATTCAGGCTCGGGAGTTCCCGATATTGGTTGCTATGAAGTAACGCCCCGAATTTTTTACGTAAATGATGCAGCAGGTAATAAACTGGATGAGAAGTGCAGAGGCAGAAACTGGACATATCCTTACGCTTCTTTGCAATTTGCACTGGACCAATATGATCAATATGACTTCCCTCAGGTTTGGGTTGCAAAAAGCAGCGCCGGATTTATTCCAACTAAAAACGCGGCAGGAGTTAATGTCTCCGATGCAACCGCAACTTTTATATTAAGGACTAATCTGTCTCTTATAGGAGGATTTACAGGTGCGCAAGCCTCAGAATTTGCCGGTAATTACAACGAAATTTTCACCAAACCCACACTACGCACGGATCTTATAACAAACAAGGTAAGACTGTCAAGCCCAATTGCCACCTCAATTGTGAGTTACAATCCGGCAGCTACAGAAACGTATGTAAACGGCACCGGTAGTGCAACATGGGCTGGGGCAATCATTGACGGGTTTACCATAAGTGGAACACTTGCAGGTAGCAGCGCCGTTTCCTTGCCTGACAGCGCAACGCTTCGTAATTGCCAAATCATTTCCAACATGGGAGATGCATTATCGGCAGGGGCTGAATCCTCTGTTTCCAATGCTTTGATTACCGACAATGCAGGTGTAGCAGTTACTCTGAGAGGAACAAATGCGGCAGTTACCAACACAACAGTAGCCAACAATGGAGGCTATGCTATCGCTATTCCGGGTGGGGCGGGTTCTGCAACGCTCACTAATTCGATTATATGGGGAAATAAGGCAAACTTCGATGCGCTTGCCGATACAGCAAAAATAACGGCTACATATACGGCTCTGTCCACAGCATCAGCCTCCAATGATATTCCGCTGAACAAATGGATATCATTCGCAAATGGAACAGGCAATATAAATTTGTTTCACAGGTCTCCCAATTTCAAAAAACGGAAGGGTAATTATGAACTCCAACTCATTTCTCCCTGTCTTGATGCAGGATTGCTTTCGGCCAACAGTCTGCCGATTGACGTATATGGGCAACCCAGAAGTTACAGTGGAAAAATTGACATGGGTGCCATCCAGAAGCAATCTGGTGATGGTGTTTATGCAAATAGCGGTACCAATACGTTCTCTTATTTCAGAGCTTCCGGCACGCCAACCCTTTCCAATCTGACGGGACAGGAAGTGTTGGTAAAACCTGTTTCGTTCATTAATTTGGGAGGATCTACAACAGTTAAGCCCAAAGTACTTTTTATTCAGGACGACAATACCACGGCTCCAATTATTTATAATGGAAGCATTAAAGCCGACTCCACTTTGTATCTCCGTAAACTGACAAAATACAGGTCGAACGGGGTTGCTTACTGGACTTTTATGGGCTTCCCATTTACATCGGCTCGTTTAGACAGTATTGACGGATTAAAAGTCGAAAACAGTGTGCGTGCCGACCAATATACCGAATCCATACGTGCTATTAACGGAGCAAACAAATCGGCATGGAAACCCTATATGGGAACCAACCTGACAGATCCAAGTCTGAAATGGTTCGTTCCCGGAAGAGGATATGCCGCGTCACTAAATGCCAAAGTGCCGGATAAACCTGTAAGTACTACCCTTATTGTTCCGGCACAGAAAGGGACAACGATCTCGGATGCCGCATCAACATTAACGGCTCCTGTCAGCTATACCGAAACATCACGTCCCTGGTATGACAAAGGATGGAACCTGATTGCAAATCCATTTGCACGTACGGCAAAATTCGGTTCCGTGCCATTGTGGGATGCAAATCCCTATACATCCGGCTCGATTTGGCTCTACATTGCCGATCAGGATGCATACGATGTAATCCCTACCGTATCTTCGTATTATACAGATAATGGATTATCTGCTTATGGAACATTTTTCATTCAAACATACAGCACGGCAACATCAGCTTCAACTGCGGAAATCAGTACAAGCGGTAATGGAACTGCCCCTTTACGGACAAAAGCGTTCCCATTTTCAACAACAAACGAAACGAAGCCAGAAGTGTTCAGAATCCATCTTGAAGGCAATGGTTTGAAATACAATGCATATGTGATTTTCAATGACAGCGCTCGTACAGAAGCTACGGCCATCGAAGATGCGCCTACAATGGGTGGTCTGTCGGGAAATAGTATTCAAATGAGTACTTATGCGGCAGGCAGTGATCTTGCGCTCTCTGTAAATACGTTGCCATTTAAAGGTACGTCGATGGAAGTTCCTTTAAGTGTCTCGATTTCACAGCAAGGCAGCTACACGTTCTCTTTGCAGGAAAGCAGTAAGTTTAAGACGGTTTACCTTGTTGATCCGGCAGATGTCTCACACAACATTTCCAAAGGAAATTATACTGTTAATATAGATTCTACGGGTTCGTTTGGCTACAAATTGATTTTTGAGAAAAAGGACGAAAGCCACGACAAAGAAGATTTGTTGGAAAAATGGGGAATACACATTTACGAGAGCAATGGGAAAGTGATTATTACCAGTAAAGATCCTCTTATCAGAGTGTATTTATTCCGTATGAACCAACAATTAGTTCGTGCCATGGCAAATTGCGGTACCAATTTCCAGTTTCAGTTGCCATTCCCGGGAGCATATCTTGTAAAAGTGACGACAGAAAAAGGAACTTTTTCCCGGATTGTGGTAAAGCATTAA
- a CDS encoding type B 50S ribosomal protein L31, protein MKAGIHPESYRPVAFRDMSNGDTFITRSTIATKETVEIDGVTYPLVKLEISSSSHPFYTGKQKLVDTAGRVDKFMNRYQKHLENKKK, encoded by the coding sequence ATGAAAGCAGGAATTCATCCGGAAAGCTATCGACCCGTAGCGTTCAGAGATATGTCGAATGGCGATACATTTATCACCCGCTCGACTATTGCTACGAAAGAAACCGTTGAAATTGACGGGGTAACTTATCCTTTGGTAAAGCTCGAAATCTCTAGTTCTTCACACCCGTTCTATACCGGCAAACAAAAGCTGGTGGACACAGCTGGTCGTGTGGACAAGTTTATGAACCGTTACCAAAAGCACTTGGAAAACAAGAAGAAATAA
- a CDS encoding 4Fe-4S binding protein — MKWLKWTRVILAIVLTMPVFLLFIDFFHLLPYNAAKLVHLQLVPALLGGFWGAAIFVVLLTLIFGRLYCSVICPAGVLQDLFNRLTSRGVKKNRAKRYFKYTKPNNWLRYSILALTILAFVVGSSFLVILLDPYSNVGRMMADLVRPALIPLNNLMVPATASDNSFFHHINSLGFALIPVAIASLFLITIAVMSLLRGRLYCNTICPVGTFLGLFSRFAPFKVTVDHSACNHCGVCARSCKSQCIDSKNSEIDHSRCVDCFNCLSTCSQSALSYRFQLPAKKTDIVVETAKNSSRRNFLIAGATAVATAPVAIAQNKLGVKKIEPIMPPGAGTRDNFNTKCTACHLCVSECPTQVLHPTAFDYGIMGMMQPKMAFEKGFCQPDCTHCSNVCPSGALVPLTREQKHITQVGIAHFTQTNCIVYKEHTDCGACSEHCPTQAVSMVAYVDGLRIPHVESAICVGCGGCEYICPATPKAIVVHANIDQKIAKPIPKGEAKEQKVESFGF, encoded by the coding sequence ATGAAGTGGTTGAAATGGACTCGTGTTATTCTGGCTATAGTTTTGACGATGCCGGTTTTTCTGTTATTCATCGATTTTTTTCACCTTTTGCCATACAATGCAGCAAAATTGGTGCACCTTCAGTTGGTGCCGGCGCTGTTGGGCGGATTTTGGGGCGCTGCAATTTTTGTAGTTCTGCTGACTCTGATTTTCGGACGCTTGTACTGCTCGGTTATCTGTCCGGCCGGGGTGTTGCAGGACCTGTTTAACCGACTAACGTCAAGAGGGGTGAAAAAGAACCGCGCAAAACGTTATTTCAAATACACGAAACCGAACAACTGGTTACGTTATTCCATCCTGGCACTTACCATACTTGCGTTTGTGGTTGGCAGCTCATTCCTTGTTATACTGCTCGATCCATATAGCAACGTGGGACGTATGATGGCTGATCTCGTGCGTCCGGCTTTGATTCCGCTCAATAACCTGATGGTGCCTGCGACCGCATCCGACAATAGCTTTTTTCACCACATCAATTCTCTTGGATTTGCATTGATTCCGGTCGCTATCGCATCGCTCTTTCTGATTACAATTGCCGTAATGTCGCTTTTGAGAGGGCGTTTATACTGCAACACCATCTGTCCCGTGGGAACCTTCCTTGGCCTATTTTCCCGTTTCGCTCCATTCAAAGTTACGGTAGACCATTCTGCATGTAATCACTGTGGAGTTTGCGCCCGGTCCTGCAAATCTCAATGTATCGATTCCAAAAACAGCGAAATTGATCATTCGCGCTGTGTTGATTGTTTCAATTGTCTTTCAACCTGTTCACAGAGCGCTCTTAGCTACAGATTCCAGCTACCCGCAAAAAAAACGGATATCGTTGTAGAAACCGCAAAAAACAGCTCCCGCCGAAACTTCCTGATTGCCGGAGCAACAGCTGTAGCCACCGCTCCCGTTGCCATTGCTCAAAACAAACTGGGCGTGAAGAAGATCGAACCGATTATGCCTCCGGGTGCAGGAACGCGCGATAACTTCAACACAAAATGTACCGCTTGTCACTTATGTGTGTCGGAGTGTCCCACACAGGTATTGCATCCTACAGCATTCGATTACGGTATCATGGGAATGATGCAACCGAAAATGGCTTTCGAAAAAGGTTTCTGCCAGCCCGATTGCACGCATTGCTCCAACGTTTGTCCCTCGGGCGCTCTTGTTCCATTAACCCGCGAGCAAAAACATATAACTCAGGTGGGCATTGCGCATTTCACCCAGACCAATTGTATCGTTTACAAAGAACATACCGATTGCGGCGCCTGTTCCGAACATTGCCCGACACAGGCGGTAAGCATGGTTGCCTATGTAGACGGACTGCGAATCCCGCATGTAGAATCGGCAATATGTGTAGGATGCGGCGGTTGCGAATATATTTGTCCGGCGACACCGAAAGCGATAGTGGTTCATGCCAACATCGACCAGAAAATAGCGAAGCCCATCCCCAAAGGGGAAGCCAAAGAACAAAAGGTAGAAAGTTTCGGCTTTTGA